The genomic segment CGGGGTCTTTTGGGAAATTAATCCCCCAGTATCAATAAAGGCAATTTGCCGCGTTAACCATTCACCAACACCATAAATGCGGTCCCTTGTGGTATTGGGCGTATCGGAAATAATCGCGTAGGGTTTTTGGATTAAGCGATTGAACAAACTCGATTTGCCAACGTTAGGTCGGCCGATAATGGCAACAGTAAACACCTTAAAGTTTAAAAACTGTACGCGCTTGTTGCACCATTAACTCGACTACTTGCTGAAAAGTAAGGTTAGAACTGTCGATGTAAATCGCATCGGGGGCTTGCACTAAGGGATCAGCAGTTCTGGAAGTATCCACCGCATCACGGTGCTTAATTTCCGCTACTAGTTCCTGAAAGGCCTTGTCACTGTCATATGCTATGCCAAGATCTTGGGCGCGTCGTTGCGCTCTTATTTCCGGTTTAGCATCCAAGAAGTACTTTAACTGCGCGTCCTTCAATACAACGGTACCAATGTCGCGTCCATCCATCACAATGTTGGTGTTTTTAGCTAACGCTTGTTGGCGCAATACCGCCATCTTACGCACTTCGGGATTGGTTGCTAAATTGCTCGCTAGTTGGGCAATTTCCTGGTTTAGGATAACCTCTGAGATATCAGCGTTGTTATAAAACACCTTTTCGTGTTCAAAGCGCCAGTTAATTTGGTTAATCACCTTTAACAAAAGGTTGACATCCAAGCGGTTGACCTGCATCACGTAAGCGAAGGCCCGGTACATTTTGCCAGTGGAAAAGTACTCAAAACCGAGCTGTCGGGCCACTGTTTTAGCAACACTAGATTTACCAGAACTACTAGGACCGTCAATGGCAATTTGAAAATACATAAATTTAACTTAATGGGTGTAAGCAATTAAAGGGAAGTGAATAAGAGGGTTAGTAAAACAACCAAACCCACTAAACTACTAATAAAGAATACTAATAAACTGAGCAAAATCCGCTTAAATAACGGGTTGTAACTGCTCGCTAAGGGCTGGCTTAAATCAGTGGTGGTAAAGCTCACTTTTTCGTTAGTGAGTGCCATTAGTGCCTTATTATAGTTCCCCAATTGCACTACGAAAGTTTGCGTTTGCTGAATAAACTGTTGTTCGTTGTCCTCAAAAAAGCGCTTTAGGTTATCTATTTTATCCATCCCCCGGTCATCAGTAATCCAACTTTCATAACCAGTCGCGCTATCGTGGTGTTTAATTTGTAACCACAAGGCATCAGCTTGGGTGGCGATGGCTTGAAAATCCGATGTTTGGAAGTTGTTAATGAGAGTTTGCAGTGATTGTAAGACCTGATTGGGTTCACTTTTGCGTTTCACCGGATTAGCACTCAATTCACTAAAAGGCTGGTAGTGCGACAGAATTTTCGGGCTCAATTCGTCTAGTTCTACTTTTCAACTAGCGACCTGTTTTTGCGCTTTCAGTAACGCTTTTTGAACAGTCGTATTATTGTCATCGTTCTGGCGGTAAAAGCGAAACTTCTCTAAGCGTCCCATTGCTACAGTGCATTATGCACTACTGTTTGGATGTCATCATCCTCTTCACACGCATTTAAAAAGCGGTTTAAGAGGGTGTGTTGTTCGGCGTTAAGTTCCACCGTTAACAGCGGAATTAAGCGCAACTCACTCGCTTCAATCGTAAAACTGTTTTTAACGAGTAAATCCTTCAACGCAAAG from the Mycoplasmoides pneumoniae FH genome contains:
- a CDS encoding MPN477 family protein; translated protein: MGRLEKFRFYRQNDDNNTTVQKALLKAQKQVASWKVELDELSPKILSHYQPFSELSANPVKRKSEPNQVLQSLQTLINNFQTSDFQAIATQADALWLQIKHHDSATGYESWITDDRGMDKIDNLKRFFEDNEQQFIQQTQTFVVQLGNYNKALMALTNEKVSFTTTDLSQPLASSYNPLFKRILLSLLVFFISSLVGLVVLLTLLFTSL
- the cmk gene encoding (d)CMP kinase, with the protein product MYFQIAIDGPSSSGKSSVAKTVARQLGFEYFSTGKMYRAFAYVMQVNRLDVNLLLKVINQINWRFEHEKVFYNNADISEVILNQEIAQLASNLATNPEVRKMAVLRQQALAKNTNIVMDGRDIGTVVLKDAQLKYFLDAKPEIRAQRRAQDLGIAYDSDKAFQELVAEIKHRDAVDTSRTADPLVQAPDAIYIDSSNLTFQQVVELMVQQARTVFKL